The following proteins come from a genomic window of Pangasianodon hypophthalmus isolate fPanHyp1 chromosome 24, fPanHyp1.pri, whole genome shotgun sequence:
- the fam222aa gene encoding protein FAM222A isoform X1: MLACLQPSLNATHSSKSLDTPSVHKRESSMAVHSPRYPSTAELDAYAQKTANSPLSIKIFPTNIRVPQHKHLNRTVNGYDTTGQRYSPYLQPGAYQGLLAIVKVSSSSSSSSSCSSSSFVASAKAVLKNAEGRRTKVSPAHLAVAPYQVGFNTAPPKPPETTGLTVPPNVTVAGSVIPLAGTRGLNLSSQSNLPSIQSIIYQINQHCQAQALQQVSTVPPNLNSNPSPCKQGTTALGVSSISGGSYTANLAPQGNVGYSGTVLPGQNGDAAKVAAYSESLDYILWQKQQQQQQAILRMYSGGSGGSGAVSKSPESCGPSILVGGSQASCSSRTYPIMTSVSGGGGLEKLSSSPLNCAAIQGNFALGQYFAPPWNSVLVTPESDCYNPQELPPGTTTIGQKELGFLPQHHHLHHHYHHHHPHAPTDSSGGICCGFPSKSLCNASVLSSSLQSLEYLINDIHPPCIKEQMLGKGYETISVPRLLDHQHAHIRLPVYR; this comes from the exons ATGCTGGCGTGTCTGCAGCCGAGCCTCAATGCCACCCACAGCTCCAAGAGCCTGGACACACCCAGTGTTCACAAAC gTGAATCAAGCATGGCTGTCCACTCTCCGCGCTATCCGAGCACGGCAGAACTGGATGCCTATGCCCAGAAGACGGCCAACAGCCCACTGTCCATTAAAATATTTCCAACCAACATCAGGGTCCCACAGCACAAGCATCTTAACCGCACAGTGAATGGCTACGACACAACGGGTCAACGCTACAGCCCATACCTCCAACCAGGTGCCTACCAGGGCCTTCTGGCCATCGTCAAAGTCTCTTCTTCATCGTCTTCATCTTCTTCCtgttcttcatcatcatttgtTGCTTCCGCAAAGGCTGTGCTGAAGAACGCAGAAGGCCGGCGGACTAAGGTCTCTCCTGCCCACTTAGCGGTGGCTCCCTACCAAGTGGGCTTCAACACGGCACCTCCAAAGCCCCCAGAGACTACAGGTCTTACCGTGCCGCCCAACGTGACAGTTGCTGGGTCTGTGATTCCTCTGGCAGGGACGAGAGGGCTCAATCTGTCCTCTCAGTCAAATCTCCCATCAATCCAGAGCATCATCTACCAGATCAACCAGCACTGCCAAGCCCAGGCCCTCCAGCAAGTCTCCACAGTTCCCCCGAACCTAAATTCCAATCCTAGTCCTTGCAAGCAAGGTACCACTGCACTTGGGGTTTCATCCATCTCAGGAGGGAGTTATACAGCAAATCTGGCACCCCAAGGGAACGTGGGATACTCTGGCACGGTACTACCGGGACAGAATGGGGATGCAGCAAAGGTGGCTGCATATTCAGAGAGTTTGGATTACATTCTTTGGCAgaagcagcaacagcagcagcaagccattttgaggaTGTACAGTGGTGGAAGTGGTGGAAGCGGTGCGGTTAGCAAGTCGCCAGAATCTTGTGGCCCAAGCATCCTAGTAGGTGGATCCCAGGCATCATGTTCTTCCAGGACGTACCCAATAATGACGAGCGTGAGCGGAGGAGGTGGCCTCGAGAAACTGAGCTCCTCACCGTTGAACTGTGCAGCCATACAGGGGAATTTTGCTTTGGGGCAGTATTTTGCCCCACCATGGAACAGTGTCCTGGTCACCCCAGAAAGTGACTGCTACAACCCTCAGGAGTTGCCACCAGGGACAACAACCATTGGGCAGAAGGAGCTGGGCTTTCTGCCTCAGCAtcaccaccttcatcatcactaccaccatcatcacccaCACGCACCCACAGACAGCTCTGGAGGCATTTGCTGCGGTTTTCCAAGTAAAAGCTTGTGCAATGCTTCTGTTCTCAGTAGCAGTTTGCAGTCGCTGGAATACCTGATCAATGACATCCACCCTCCATGTATTAAGGAGCAGATGTTGGGTAAAGGCTATGAAACCATTTCAGTACCACGACTTCTGGATCATCAGCATGCGCACATTCGACTTCCAGTTTACAGATAG
- the fam222aa gene encoding protein FAM222A isoform X2 has protein sequence MAVHSPRYPSTAELDAYAQKTANSPLSIKIFPTNIRVPQHKHLNRTVNGYDTTGQRYSPYLQPGAYQGLLAIVKVSSSSSSSSSCSSSSFVASAKAVLKNAEGRRTKVSPAHLAVAPYQVGFNTAPPKPPETTGLTVPPNVTVAGSVIPLAGTRGLNLSSQSNLPSIQSIIYQINQHCQAQALQQVSTVPPNLNSNPSPCKQGTTALGVSSISGGSYTANLAPQGNVGYSGTVLPGQNGDAAKVAAYSESLDYILWQKQQQQQQAILRMYSGGSGGSGAVSKSPESCGPSILVGGSQASCSSRTYPIMTSVSGGGGLEKLSSSPLNCAAIQGNFALGQYFAPPWNSVLVTPESDCYNPQELPPGTTTIGQKELGFLPQHHHLHHHYHHHHPHAPTDSSGGICCGFPSKSLCNASVLSSSLQSLEYLINDIHPPCIKEQMLGKGYETISVPRLLDHQHAHIRLPVYR, from the coding sequence ATGGCTGTCCACTCTCCGCGCTATCCGAGCACGGCAGAACTGGATGCCTATGCCCAGAAGACGGCCAACAGCCCACTGTCCATTAAAATATTTCCAACCAACATCAGGGTCCCACAGCACAAGCATCTTAACCGCACAGTGAATGGCTACGACACAACGGGTCAACGCTACAGCCCATACCTCCAACCAGGTGCCTACCAGGGCCTTCTGGCCATCGTCAAAGTCTCTTCTTCATCGTCTTCATCTTCTTCCtgttcttcatcatcatttgtTGCTTCCGCAAAGGCTGTGCTGAAGAACGCAGAAGGCCGGCGGACTAAGGTCTCTCCTGCCCACTTAGCGGTGGCTCCCTACCAAGTGGGCTTCAACACGGCACCTCCAAAGCCCCCAGAGACTACAGGTCTTACCGTGCCGCCCAACGTGACAGTTGCTGGGTCTGTGATTCCTCTGGCAGGGACGAGAGGGCTCAATCTGTCCTCTCAGTCAAATCTCCCATCAATCCAGAGCATCATCTACCAGATCAACCAGCACTGCCAAGCCCAGGCCCTCCAGCAAGTCTCCACAGTTCCCCCGAACCTAAATTCCAATCCTAGTCCTTGCAAGCAAGGTACCACTGCACTTGGGGTTTCATCCATCTCAGGAGGGAGTTATACAGCAAATCTGGCACCCCAAGGGAACGTGGGATACTCTGGCACGGTACTACCGGGACAGAATGGGGATGCAGCAAAGGTGGCTGCATATTCAGAGAGTTTGGATTACATTCTTTGGCAgaagcagcaacagcagcagcaagccattttgaggaTGTACAGTGGTGGAAGTGGTGGAAGCGGTGCGGTTAGCAAGTCGCCAGAATCTTGTGGCCCAAGCATCCTAGTAGGTGGATCCCAGGCATCATGTTCTTCCAGGACGTACCCAATAATGACGAGCGTGAGCGGAGGAGGTGGCCTCGAGAAACTGAGCTCCTCACCGTTGAACTGTGCAGCCATACAGGGGAATTTTGCTTTGGGGCAGTATTTTGCCCCACCATGGAACAGTGTCCTGGTCACCCCAGAAAGTGACTGCTACAACCCTCAGGAGTTGCCACCAGGGACAACAACCATTGGGCAGAAGGAGCTGGGCTTTCTGCCTCAGCAtcaccaccttcatcatcactaccaccatcatcacccaCACGCACCCACAGACAGCTCTGGAGGCATTTGCTGCGGTTTTCCAAGTAAAAGCTTGTGCAATGCTTCTGTTCTCAGTAGCAGTTTGCAGTCGCTGGAATACCTGATCAATGACATCCACCCTCCATGTATTAAGGAGCAGATGTTGGGTAAAGGCTATGAAACCATTTCAGTACCACGACTTCTGGATCATCAGCATGCGCACATTCGACTTCCAGTTTACAGATAG